The Corvus moneduloides isolate bCorMon1 chromosome 5, bCorMon1.pri, whole genome shotgun sequence genome includes a region encoding these proteins:
- the TRMT9B gene encoding probable tRNA methyltransferase 9B isoform X2, translating into MFLESKLYGMEHEATQLEKQHVHSVYENTAAYFSDLQTKAWPRVRNFLLEQKPGSLVVDIGCGTGKYLSVNSQVYNLGCDYCEALVEIARKKGDEVLVCDNLNLPFRDQCFNAVISIGVIHHFSTKQRRIKAIKEMARVLTPGGQIMIYVWAMEQKNRRFEKQDVFVPWNKALCSRHLSESNQSGDKGEFVHTAKGQDIHPAQLVISECSYQNNLQPETDSKHSHNMDHCLLGACCMKISEEENRFYSALGRSFRSWFFSRSLDESALRKQSDKMKHLKHEGVWANSTPIQHSRHCSLDLGHHGALLNEQSLDDDDVFVESLSLKKPQWSPATDALKDLSLNGGPQSVAQSKGDKTSFLNGPVEDRDCICGCNKDGAGKSDATKFFKRTSTTDSTDSALDSAVSVGDQSDAMLDTKAFMRYYHVFREGELCSLVEENVPELQILSSCYDHGNWCIIAERRGT; encoded by the exons GATGGAACATGAGGCTACCCAGCTAGAAAAGCAGCACGTGCACAGTGTGTATGAAAATACAGCTGCCTACTTTAGCGATCTGCAGACCAAAGCATGGCCTCGTGTTCGGAACTTCCTGCTGGAACAAAAGCCTGGCAGTCTCGTTGTTGATATAG GTTGTGGAACTGGAAAGTATCTCAGTGTCAACAGTCAAGTGTATAATCTGGGCTGTGATTACTGTGAAGCACTGGTAGAGATTGCAAGGAAGAAAGGTGATGAAGTCCTGGTGTGTGACAACCTTAACCTTCCCTTTAGGGATCAGTGCTTCAATGCAGTCATTTCAATTGGAG TGATACATCATTTCTCAACTAAACAAAGAAGAATCAAAGCAATAAAGGAAATGGCAAGGGTATTGACACCTGGAGGCCAAATAATGATTTATGTTTGGGCTATGGAACAAAAGAATCGTCGCTTTGAGAAACAAGACGTATTTGTTCCATGGAACAAGGCCTTGTGCTCACGCCACTTGTCAGAATCAAATCAATCTGGAGATAAGGGTGAGTTTGTGCACACTGCAAAGGGCCAAGACATACACCCTGCACAGCTTGTCATCTCTGAGTGCAGCTACCAAAACAATCTGCAGCCAGAAACTGATTCAAAACATTCCCACAATATGGACCATTGCTTACTCGGAGCCTGCTGCATGAaaatttctgaagaagaaaacagattttatagTGCTCTAGGAAGATCTTTCCGCTCATGGTTTTTCTCCAGATCTCTTGATGAATCAGCCCTGAGAAAGCAAAGTGACAAAATGAAGCACCTGAAACATGAAGGAGTGTGGGCAAACAGTACACCCATTCAGCATTCACGACACTGCAGTTTGGATTTAGGTCACCATGGGGCACTGTTAAATGAACAAAGTTTAGATGATGATGATGTGTTTGTGGAAAGCCTGTCTCTCAAAAAACCACAGTGGTCGCCAGCCACAGATGCACTGAAGGATTTAAGTTTAAATGGAGGGCCCCAAAGTGTAGCTCAGAGCAAGGGTgacaaaacttcatttttaaatggcCCAGTGGAAGACAGGGACTGCATCTGTGGTTGTAATAAAGATGGTGCTGGTAAGTCTGATGCCACCAAGTTTTTCAAAAGAACTTCAACAACTGACTCCACTGACTCAGCTTTGGATTCAGCAGTGTCTGTTGGGGACCAAAGTGATGCCATGTTGGATACAAAGGCCTTCATGCGTTATTACCATGTTTTTCGGGAGGGGGAGCTGTGTTCTCTGGTAGAAGAGAATGTACCTGAGCTTCAGATACTTTCTTCCTGCTACGACCATGGAAACTGGTGCATTATTGCAGAGAGAAGAGGAACATAG
- the TRMT9B gene encoding probable tRNA methyltransferase 9B isoform X1 produces the protein MEPPPPRGSRMEHEATQLEKQHVHSVYENTAAYFSDLQTKAWPRVRNFLLEQKPGSLVVDIGCGTGKYLSVNSQVYNLGCDYCEALVEIARKKGDEVLVCDNLNLPFRDQCFNAVISIGVIHHFSTKQRRIKAIKEMARVLTPGGQIMIYVWAMEQKNRRFEKQDVFVPWNKALCSRHLSESNQSGDKGEFVHTAKGQDIHPAQLVISECSYQNNLQPETDSKHSHNMDHCLLGACCMKISEEENRFYSALGRSFRSWFFSRSLDESALRKQSDKMKHLKHEGVWANSTPIQHSRHCSLDLGHHGALLNEQSLDDDDVFVESLSLKKPQWSPATDALKDLSLNGGPQSVAQSKGDKTSFLNGPVEDRDCICGCNKDGAGKSDATKFFKRTSTTDSTDSALDSAVSVGDQSDAMLDTKAFMRYYHVFREGELCSLVEENVPELQILSSCYDHGNWCIIAERRGT, from the exons GATGGAACATGAGGCTACCCAGCTAGAAAAGCAGCACGTGCACAGTGTGTATGAAAATACAGCTGCCTACTTTAGCGATCTGCAGACCAAAGCATGGCCTCGTGTTCGGAACTTCCTGCTGGAACAAAAGCCTGGCAGTCTCGTTGTTGATATAG GTTGTGGAACTGGAAAGTATCTCAGTGTCAACAGTCAAGTGTATAATCTGGGCTGTGATTACTGTGAAGCACTGGTAGAGATTGCAAGGAAGAAAGGTGATGAAGTCCTGGTGTGTGACAACCTTAACCTTCCCTTTAGGGATCAGTGCTTCAATGCAGTCATTTCAATTGGAG TGATACATCATTTCTCAACTAAACAAAGAAGAATCAAAGCAATAAAGGAAATGGCAAGGGTATTGACACCTGGAGGCCAAATAATGATTTATGTTTGGGCTATGGAACAAAAGAATCGTCGCTTTGAGAAACAAGACGTATTTGTTCCATGGAACAAGGCCTTGTGCTCACGCCACTTGTCAGAATCAAATCAATCTGGAGATAAGGGTGAGTTTGTGCACACTGCAAAGGGCCAAGACATACACCCTGCACAGCTTGTCATCTCTGAGTGCAGCTACCAAAACAATCTGCAGCCAGAAACTGATTCAAAACATTCCCACAATATGGACCATTGCTTACTCGGAGCCTGCTGCATGAaaatttctgaagaagaaaacagattttatagTGCTCTAGGAAGATCTTTCCGCTCATGGTTTTTCTCCAGATCTCTTGATGAATCAGCCCTGAGAAAGCAAAGTGACAAAATGAAGCACCTGAAACATGAAGGAGTGTGGGCAAACAGTACACCCATTCAGCATTCACGACACTGCAGTTTGGATTTAGGTCACCATGGGGCACTGTTAAATGAACAAAGTTTAGATGATGATGATGTGTTTGTGGAAAGCCTGTCTCTCAAAAAACCACAGTGGTCGCCAGCCACAGATGCACTGAAGGATTTAAGTTTAAATGGAGGGCCCCAAAGTGTAGCTCAGAGCAAGGGTgacaaaacttcatttttaaatggcCCAGTGGAAGACAGGGACTGCATCTGTGGTTGTAATAAAGATGGTGCTGGTAAGTCTGATGCCACCAAGTTTTTCAAAAGAACTTCAACAACTGACTCCACTGACTCAGCTTTGGATTCAGCAGTGTCTGTTGGGGACCAAAGTGATGCCATGTTGGATACAAAGGCCTTCATGCGTTATTACCATGTTTTTCGGGAGGGGGAGCTGTGTTCTCTGGTAGAAGAGAATGTACCTGAGCTTCAGATACTTTCTTCCTGCTACGACCATGGAAACTGGTGCATTATTGCAGAGAGAAGAGGAACATAG
- the TRMT9B gene encoding probable tRNA methyltransferase 9B isoform X3: MEHEATQLEKQHVHSVYENTAAYFSDLQTKAWPRVRNFLLEQKPGSLVVDIGCGTGKYLSVNSQVYNLGCDYCEALVEIARKKGDEVLVCDNLNLPFRDQCFNAVISIGVIHHFSTKQRRIKAIKEMARVLTPGGQIMIYVWAMEQKNRRFEKQDVFVPWNKALCSRHLSESNQSGDKGEFVHTAKGQDIHPAQLVISECSYQNNLQPETDSKHSHNMDHCLLGACCMKISEEENRFYSALGRSFRSWFFSRSLDESALRKQSDKMKHLKHEGVWANSTPIQHSRHCSLDLGHHGALLNEQSLDDDDVFVESLSLKKPQWSPATDALKDLSLNGGPQSVAQSKGDKTSFLNGPVEDRDCICGCNKDGAGKSDATKFFKRTSTTDSTDSALDSAVSVGDQSDAMLDTKAFMRYYHVFREGELCSLVEENVPELQILSSCYDHGNWCIIAERRGT, translated from the exons ATGGAACATGAGGCTACCCAGCTAGAAAAGCAGCACGTGCACAGTGTGTATGAAAATACAGCTGCCTACTTTAGCGATCTGCAGACCAAAGCATGGCCTCGTGTTCGGAACTTCCTGCTGGAACAAAAGCCTGGCAGTCTCGTTGTTGATATAG GTTGTGGAACTGGAAAGTATCTCAGTGTCAACAGTCAAGTGTATAATCTGGGCTGTGATTACTGTGAAGCACTGGTAGAGATTGCAAGGAAGAAAGGTGATGAAGTCCTGGTGTGTGACAACCTTAACCTTCCCTTTAGGGATCAGTGCTTCAATGCAGTCATTTCAATTGGAG TGATACATCATTTCTCAACTAAACAAAGAAGAATCAAAGCAATAAAGGAAATGGCAAGGGTATTGACACCTGGAGGCCAAATAATGATTTATGTTTGGGCTATGGAACAAAAGAATCGTCGCTTTGAGAAACAAGACGTATTTGTTCCATGGAACAAGGCCTTGTGCTCACGCCACTTGTCAGAATCAAATCAATCTGGAGATAAGGGTGAGTTTGTGCACACTGCAAAGGGCCAAGACATACACCCTGCACAGCTTGTCATCTCTGAGTGCAGCTACCAAAACAATCTGCAGCCAGAAACTGATTCAAAACATTCCCACAATATGGACCATTGCTTACTCGGAGCCTGCTGCATGAaaatttctgaagaagaaaacagattttatagTGCTCTAGGAAGATCTTTCCGCTCATGGTTTTTCTCCAGATCTCTTGATGAATCAGCCCTGAGAAAGCAAAGTGACAAAATGAAGCACCTGAAACATGAAGGAGTGTGGGCAAACAGTACACCCATTCAGCATTCACGACACTGCAGTTTGGATTTAGGTCACCATGGGGCACTGTTAAATGAACAAAGTTTAGATGATGATGATGTGTTTGTGGAAAGCCTGTCTCTCAAAAAACCACAGTGGTCGCCAGCCACAGATGCACTGAAGGATTTAAGTTTAAATGGAGGGCCCCAAAGTGTAGCTCAGAGCAAGGGTgacaaaacttcatttttaaatggcCCAGTGGAAGACAGGGACTGCATCTGTGGTTGTAATAAAGATGGTGCTGGTAAGTCTGATGCCACCAAGTTTTTCAAAAGAACTTCAACAACTGACTCCACTGACTCAGCTTTGGATTCAGCAGTGTCTGTTGGGGACCAAAGTGATGCCATGTTGGATACAAAGGCCTTCATGCGTTATTACCATGTTTTTCGGGAGGGGGAGCTGTGTTCTCTGGTAGAAGAGAATGTACCTGAGCTTCAGATACTTTCTTCCTGCTACGACCATGGAAACTGGTGCATTATTGCAGAGAGAAGAGGAACATAG